DNA from Pseudomonas putida:
TCGTACCGAAATCCTCAATGCCAGCCACGACCTCAACTACGGCGACATGATCCCGGAAGAAGAGCGCGTGGTCACCATCTCTCACGGTGGTTATGCCAAGACCCAGCCATTGTCCGCTTACCAGGCCCAGCGCCGTGGCGGCAAAGGCAAGTCGGCGACTGGCGTGAAGGACGAGGACTACATCGAGCACCTGCTGGTCGCCAACAGCCACGCCACCCTGTTGCTGTTCTCCAGCAAGGGCAAGGTGTACTGGAAGAAGACCTACGAAATCCCCGAAGCGTCCCGTGCTGCCCGTGGTCGCCCGCTGGTCAACCTGCTGCCGCTGGAGGAGGGTGAGCGCATCACCGCCATGCTGCAGATCGACCTCGAAGCGCTGCAGCAGAACGCCGACCTCGACGAAGAGCTGGAAGAAGCGGATGACACCGTGCTCGAAGGTGAGCTGGTAGAGGCCGAGGAAGTCGACGAAGAAGACGGCGACACTCCGGAGTGGGTGGCGGAGCCGACCGGCGCGTACATCTTCATGGCTACCGCCTCCGGCACCGTCAAGAAGACCCCGCTGGTGCAGTTCGCCCGTCCGCGCTCCAACGGCCTGATCGCCTTGAAGCTCAAGGAAGGCGATACCTTGATTGCAGCGGCCATCACCGACGGCGCCAAAGAAGTCATGATGTTCTCCGACGCCGGCAAGGTCATCCGCTTCGCCGAGAGCGTAGTGCGTGAAATGGGCCGTAACGCGCGTGGTGTGCGCGGCATGAAACTGGGTAAAGGTCAGCGCATCATTTCCATGCTGATCCCCGAGTCGGGCTCGCAGATCCTCACCGCGTCCGAGCGTGGCTTCGGCAAGCGCACCCCGCTGTCCAAGTTCCCGCGTCGCGGCCGTGGTGGCCAGGGTGTGATCGCCATGGGTACCAAGGGGCGCAACGGTCTGCTGATCGGTGCTATCCAGGTGCAGGAAGGCGAGGAGATCATGTTGATCTCCGACCAGGGTACGCTGGTGCGCACCCGGGTTGGCGAGGTATCCAGCCTGAGCCGTAACACCCAGGGCGTTACGCTGATCAAGCTGGCGGCTGATGAGACGCTGGTGGGCCTGGAGCGTATCCAGGAGCCGTCCGAGGACGAACTCGATGATGTGGTCGAGGCGGACGAGGAGGGTGTCGAGGCTGAAGCGCCAGACAACGAAGAAGCTGCTGGCGCCGAAGAGGCCCCGCAAGAGTAAGCAAGCGTAAACCCGAGCGGGGCGACCAAGGTCGCCCCGTTTGACTGATTGCAGCAGGCAACAACGAATTTGTTCTATTTGGCAGAGCGAGAGTGGATGTGAGCAAACGAGCCTTTAACTTCTGCGCAGGCCCTGCCGCGCTTCCTGACGCTGTCCTGCAGCGCGCCCAGGCCGAGATGCTGGACTGGCGTGGCAAGGGCTTGTCGGTGATGGAAATGAGCCATCGCAGCGACGATTACGTGGCCATCGCCGAAAAGGCCGAGCAGGACCTGCGTGACCTGCTGTCCGTCCCCTCCAACTACAAGGTGTTGTTCCTGCAGGGTGGTGCCAGCCAGCAGTTCGCTGAAATCCCGCTGAACCTGCTGCCGGAAAACGGTACCGCCGACTACATCGAAACCGGTATCTGGTCGAAGAAGGCCATCGAGGAAGCGCGCCGCTTTGGCAACGTCAATGTCGCCGCCAGCGCCAAGCCATACGATTACCTGGCCATCCCAGGTCAGAACGAGTGGAGCCTGACCAAGAGCGCGGCCTACGTGCACTATGCGTCCAACGAGACCATTGGCGGCCTGCAGTTTGACTGGGTGCCGGAAACCGGTGACGTGCCGCTGGTCGTCGACATGTCGTCCGACATCCTCTCGCGTCCGATCGATGTGTCGCAGTACGGCCTGATCTACGCCGGCGCGCAGAAGAACATCGGCCCAAGCGGCCTGGTGGTGGTGATCGTCCGTGAAGACCTGCTGGGCCGCGCCCGCAGCAGCTGCCCGACCATGCTCGACTACAAGGTGTCGGCCGACAACGGTTCGATGTACAACACCCCGGCCACCTACTCCTGGTACCTCTCGGGCCTGGTCTTCGAGTGGTTGAAAGAGCAGGGTGGCGTCGACGCCATGGAGCAGCGCAACCGCGCCAAGAAAGAGCGTCTGTATGGCTTCATCGACAACAGCGATTTCTACACCAACCCGATCAGCGTCAATGCTCGTTCGTGGATGAACGTGCCGTTCCGCCTGGCTGATGAGCGCCTGGACAAGGCCTTCCTCGCCGGCGCCGACGCCCGTGGCCTGCTCAATCTCAAGGGCCACCGTTCGGTTGGCGGCATGCGCGCCTCCATCTACAACGCCCTGGGCCTGGAGGCGGTGGACGCGCTGGTGGGCTACATGGCTGAATTCGAGAAGGAGCACGGCTGATGTCCGAACAGGAGCTCAAGGCGCTGCGCGTACGCATCGACAGCCTCGACGAGAAAATCCTCGAGCTGATCAGCGACCGCGCCCGTTGCGCCGAAGAAGTGGCCCGGGTCAAGACCGCCTCGCTGAAAGAAGGCGAGAAGCCGGTGTTCTACCGTCCCGAGCGTGAGGCTGCGGTGCTCAAGCGCGTGATGGAGCGCAACAAGGGCCCGCTGGGCAACGAAGAGATGGCGCGGCTGTTCCGCGAAATCATGTCGTCGTGCCTGGCCCTGGAAGAGCCGCTGAAAGTCGCCTACCTCGGCCCCGAGGGTACGTTCACCCAAGCCGCGGCCATGAAACACTTCGGCCACGCGGTGGTCAGCCGGCCAATGGCGGCCATCGACGAAGTATTCCGTGAAGTGGCGGCCGGTGCCGTCAACTTCGGCGTGGTGCCGGTGGAAAACTCCACCGAAGGTGCGGTCAGCCACACCCTGGACAGCTTCCTCGAGCATGACATGGTGATTTGCGGCGAAGTCGAGCTGCGTATCCACCACCACCTGCTGGTGGGCGAGAACACCAAGACCGACAGCATCACCCGCATCTATTCCCACGCCCAGTCGCTGGCCCAGTGCCGCAAGTGGCTGGACGCGCATTACCCGAACGTTGAGCGCGTGGCCGTGTCGAGCAACGCCGAAGCGGCCAAACGGGTCAAGGGCGAGTGGAACTCGGCGGCGA
Protein-coding regions in this window:
- the serC gene encoding 3-phosphoserine/phosphohydroxythreonine transaminase codes for the protein MSKRAFNFCAGPAALPDAVLQRAQAEMLDWRGKGLSVMEMSHRSDDYVAIAEKAEQDLRDLLSVPSNYKVLFLQGGASQQFAEIPLNLLPENGTADYIETGIWSKKAIEEARRFGNVNVAASAKPYDYLAIPGQNEWSLTKSAAYVHYASNETIGGLQFDWVPETGDVPLVVDMSSDILSRPIDVSQYGLIYAGAQKNIGPSGLVVVIVREDLLGRARSSCPTMLDYKVSADNGSMYNTPATYSWYLSGLVFEWLKEQGGVDAMEQRNRAKKERLYGFIDNSDFYTNPISVNARSWMNVPFRLADERLDKAFLAGADARGLLNLKGHRSVGGMRASIYNALGLEAVDALVGYMAEFEKEHG
- the pheA gene encoding prephenate dehydratase is translated as MSEQELKALRVRIDSLDEKILELISDRARCAEEVARVKTASLKEGEKPVFYRPEREAAVLKRVMERNKGPLGNEEMARLFREIMSSCLALEEPLKVAYLGPEGTFTQAAAMKHFGHAVVSRPMAAIDEVFREVAAGAVNFGVVPVENSTEGAVSHTLDSFLEHDMVICGEVELRIHHHLLVGENTKTDSITRIYSHAQSLAQCRKWLDAHYPNVERVAVSSNAEAAKRVKGEWNSAAIAGDMAANLYGLTRLAEKIEDRPDNSTRFLMIGSQEVPPTGDDKTSIIVSMSNKPGALHELLVPFHQNGIDLTRIETRPSRSGKWTYVFFIDFVGHHRDPLIKAVLEQISQEAVALKVLGSYPKAVL